The Geoalkalibacter subterraneus genome contains the following window.
GTCGGGCAGTGAGATCCGCCAGGATACCGATTTTGTCGACAGCCGCCTCGGCGGGGTCAATACCCTTGAAATCTCACTGCGCAGCGATGAGCGGGAGTATTTCCTGGAGCCGCAGAACCTCGAAAAAATCGAGGCGATTTCTCGCTACCTTCAAGAGATAGAGGTCGTCTCAAAGACGACGTCCCTGGTCGACTTCCTGAAACAGATGAACCAGGCGTTTCATGCCGACCAGCTCGAGCATCACGTGCTGCCGCAAAGTCGCCAGCTCGCCGCCCAGTACCTGCTGCTCTACGATGGAGATGAGCTGCGTAACTTTGCCGACCTGGATTACAGCTGGGTGAGAATATCGGCACGCCTGACCGAACACAGCTCCCAGCGACTCAACCATATCATCTCCGATATCGACGAGTATCTCACGCGCACCATTGACGACCCCGCGATCGAGGTGAACATCACCGGTAAAACTTTCCTGGTCAACAAACTGGTCAAGAGCATTGTCGAGAGTCAGGTCAAAAGTCTCTCCACCGCGTTTGTCGTCATTTTCCTGGTGTTGTTCTTCGTGTTCCGTTCCTTCAAACTGGGGTGCCTGTCCATTATCCCCAATGCCCTGCCTATCATTATGAATCTTGGCGTCATGGGGTTGTTCGGCATCCCGCTCAATACCGCGACGGCCATAATCTCTGCCGTCGCCCTCGGCATCGCCGTCGATGATACCATCCATTTCCTGACCGAATACCAGCACCAGCGGGAAAGCGGCACGCCACGCGCCGAGGCCATCCGTGCCAGCATCAACGAAAAGTTCAGCCCGATCCTGTCGACGTCCCTGATCCTTGTCTTTGGTTTCGGGATTCTGGTCTTCTCCAGCTTTGTGCCGACCGTTCAGTTCGGTTTCCTCTGTGCGTTGATCATGCTTTTTGCGTTTGTCAGCGACCTGATCATTCTGCCTGCGGCCTTGATGGTGGGGGCGGTACGGAAATAAACGGTATGGGGTAGAAGAAGGGCGGGTGATTTGAGAATAAAAAAGCGCGGCCCGAAGGCCGCGCTTATGGAATCGAATTTTAAGATTGTATTTTTACTTACTTGCGGTTTTTGCGGCGCAGCATGATGCCGGTACCAAGCAGGCCTGCACCGAGAAGAATGATGGTGCTCGGCTCGGGGATCACGCCAACGCTGATGGAGGAATCGTGAGTTGAGAACACGATGAGGTTTCCGTCACCATCTTCTGTGATATTCAAAGAGGCGGGGTCGTTGTCGCCTGCGGTATAAGCAGTCACCCAGCGCTTGCCGACCAATTCGTCAGCAAGGTCTTCGCCCGTATCGGCGTTGTACCAGAAGTTATCAAGAATATAGGAAAATTCGCCGTTGATGATGTAGGAGCTGCCTGCGTTGCCGTTTGTGTCGAGCCGGTAGCTGCCGGAGGTCACATCAACGGTGGCCACACGGGCGCCATCAGCGAAGGAGGCGGGATTTTCCATGTTGGTGGCATAGGGGTCATAATCAATGTAGAAATCGAATGTCCCGGAAGTGTACAGCGCCTCAATGACGCCGTCGACATTGGAGGTGACAACGCCTTCCAGGTCGTCCCATACGAACGTGAATCCATAACCTGTGGCAGTAAGGAATCCTTCATCGTCGCCGGGGCTGTTACCCGAAACAAAGTTCAGACCGGTTGCTCTGGCCAGGCCGGCATCGGATACGAAGCCGGTGGCCGTAATTTCTGACGTTGTTTTGGCATAATAAGTGATCTCATTGAAGGCTTCTGTAATGCCATCGCCAGTACCAACAGGGAAAAAGGCATTGTCAACAGCATTCAGATCCCAATAGCTGTTGATAAAGGCCGCCGGTGCGCTAGTCGCTGCAAGCAAACTCATTGCAGCAAGGAGCAATAGGACTTTTTTCATTTTCAATCTCCTTCTTTTGGGGGTTAATGGAATTTATTTATTTCTGTTTTTTTCAAATCTGCGTTATTATTAATGCAATCACTTTGCCAACTTTTAAGTGGTTGAAATTTAACAATTTTATGGTTTATTTTCACTGAGAGGGAATTGTTGTGTAAAAAAAGCCGACGGATTTTTTAAAGAGATCTTTACAGATACCAGGGGCCGGTTTTTCAGAGCGGAAAGGACGGGAGGGATAGATGGGCTATTTTGAGTTTGAGGGTGGTTTGTACCCTGATGTCCCCGAGAATATCCGTACGGCTATTTTTCGCCTGCGCTATCAGGTGTATTGCCTGGAGTGGGGATTTGAAAAAGAAGAAGACCATCCCGGCGGAATTGAAGCCGACAAATTTGATTCTCACTCTGTTCAGATTGCGGCTCGAGTAAAAGGGGCTTCACCAGAGGATGTCATTGGCACAAGCCGCGTGATAGTTGGCTGCGAGGTGGATCGCTTTCCGATTGAATGTCATTGTTCTTTTTTTAGTGAATTCAAACCACCCCCGCGAGAGTTTTCAGGAGAAATATCTCGCCTTGCTGTCAGCAAACATTTCCGTCGCCGTGCGGTGGACAAGCTGATCTTTTCTCATGGCGATCCAGCGTATGAATCCGAGCAGGCTTTGTCCGCAGCATCAGCCCATGACCGTCGCAAAAGCGAAAACGAGATTGTTGCCGGTATCTATATGCACCTTTATGCTGAAAGCAAAAGACTTGGCATCACTCATTGGTACGCGGTTATGGCCAAAGGGCTCCATTTGCTCCTCAAGCGCTGGGGAGTTGTCTTTCACCCCATCGGCCCGGAATTGAACTACCACGGCTGGCGTGGTCCTTATCTGGCAGAAATTGCAGAAATTGAAAAAAATCTCGAAAGGCGCAACCCCGCTTTGATCGAGGGGGCTCGAAAAATTTTATGGCAATCCGATTCAAAACAAGAGGTGATATGAGTACTGTGGGTGAGATTCTTGTCATTGACGACGAGCCCAATGCGCTCAAAGTCATCTCCGCCATCCTGTCGGAATCCGGATATTCCGTTGAGGCGGTCATGGATGTGGACGGCGCCTGCCAGGCTGTTGCGGCGCGGGACTTTGATGCAGTTGTCACCGACATGAAGCTGCCTGACGGCACCGGGATGGACATATTCCATTACGTTAAAGAAAAACGCCCTGATATCCCTGTCATTTTTCTTACCGCCTACGGCACTGTGGAATCCGCTGTCGACGCCATGACCGGCGGTGCTTTCTACTATTTCATCAAGCCTCCGGATTACGTCAACCTTAAAGGGATCCTTTCCCGCGCAGTGGAGCAGCGCCGACTTAAACGCGAATTGTCGCAGCTTCGGCAGCGCCTGGCTCGTGGAAAAGAGACTTCGCGCATCATTGGCAACCACCCCAGCATTCTGCGGATTCAGGAAGTTGTTGAAGCGGTCAGCGATTCGGAGAGCAGTGTCCTGATCCAGGGTGAGACCGGAACCGGCAAGGAGATGATCGCTCGCGCCCTTCACGAGCAGTCCAGAAGTCGCCGCGACCACGAATTTGTGGCAGTTAACTGTGCCGCTATCCCCCATGAACTGATCGAAGC
Protein-coding sequences here:
- a CDS encoding PEP-CTERM/exosortase system-associated acyltransferase, whose amino-acid sequence is MGYFEFEGGLYPDVPENIRTAIFRLRYQVYCLEWGFEKEEDHPGGIEADKFDSHSVQIAARVKGASPEDVIGTSRVIVGCEVDRFPIECHCSFFSEFKPPPREFSGEISRLAVSKHFRRRAVDKLIFSHGDPAYESEQALSAASAHDRRKSENEIVAGIYMHLYAESKRLGITHWYAVMAKGLHLLLKRWGVVFHPIGPELNYHGWRGPYLAEIAEIEKNLERRNPALIEGARKILWQSDSKQEVI
- the pepA gene encoding flocculation-associated PEP-CTERM protein PepA, whose amino-acid sequence is MKKVLLLLAAMSLLAATSAPAAFINSYWDLNAVDNAFFPVGTGDGITEAFNEITYYAKTTSEITATGFVSDAGLARATGLNFVSGNSPGDDEGFLTATGYGFTFVWDDLEGVVTSNVDGVIEALYTSGTFDFYIDYDPYATNMENPASFADGARVATVDVTSGSYRLDTNGNAGSSYIINGEFSYILDNFWYNADTGEDLADELVGKRWVTAYTAGDNDPASLNITEDGDGNLIVFSTHDSSISVGVIPEPSTIILLGAGLLGTGIMLRRKNRK